One Opitutus sp. ER46 genomic region harbors:
- a CDS encoding polysaccharide biosynthesis tyrosine autokinase — translation MAAEQEKHAPGESGGGYSYGTGGNYAGYSAAGYGYGDAGESSTIQRTFQDYLLIVRERIWYIVVVFLVVFSSALVYTLSKPKIYESTATVQIFRRDPTIMPGQQVVDTDIRSTEDLNTQVKVIESEAIIESVASRITGQELREFLAPYDTGAPEKPSVARLLKLNRRVIPQRLTLMVWIAYKHPNRFVAAKVANHFARAYIDYNTQLRISEGVKAVEDLKGPVETQRKLVERLASELQRYKEQHKMVSLDQRKDIVSESLKAINLEVARASIALNAAENRRNQVAELKARGGNLTELPFIATQATIVELLKQLAAQKVQLEQLGARYRAKFPKMIEAQNSYDQIKRELDRAIASACAQVESDYQSALNTYRQNQEELKRRTQDSLAVDHAALDYENMQRELKIQEDILTTITARRTETSMSSNIATQNARIIDLAQESPEGRPISPNVPLNLGLGVIGGLGLGLAFAFFVAFIDDRVKSSFDIEGVVGLPLIGIIPEIKKLEQVEKAQIVATNTDRLASEAFLTLHSSLRLKDESKNAKCILTTSTIPGEGKSLTTTNLALTFAAHGEKVIVVDCDLRKPNIHKSFRIENIRGVIDVCSGKATLDEVIVRNQQPNLDVLPTGGRAKNPTHILNSKAFETMIADLRKRYDRVFIDTPPLAAVSDALIILPLVDGSIFTIFFNKVRRKAAQFAAKRLLDSNVPNFGAVLNGLNLVVSGYYYAQYYDKSYKDYYVVSKGDTEQER, via the coding sequence ATGGCTGCTGAACAGGAGAAACATGCCCCCGGCGAGAGCGGGGGCGGGTATTCATATGGCACGGGGGGTAACTACGCTGGGTATTCGGCGGCCGGTTACGGTTATGGCGACGCGGGGGAATCGAGCACCATCCAGCGCACGTTCCAGGACTACCTGCTGATCGTCCGCGAGCGCATCTGGTACATCGTCGTGGTGTTCCTCGTCGTGTTCTCCAGCGCGCTGGTCTACACGCTCAGCAAGCCCAAGATCTACGAGTCGACCGCGACCGTGCAGATTTTCCGTCGCGATCCGACCATCATGCCCGGTCAGCAGGTCGTCGACACCGACATCCGCTCCACCGAGGACCTCAACACGCAGGTGAAGGTCATCGAGAGCGAGGCGATCATCGAATCCGTCGCCAGCCGGATCACCGGTCAGGAGCTGCGCGAGTTCCTTGCGCCCTACGACACCGGCGCCCCGGAAAAGCCCTCGGTCGCCCGCCTCCTGAAGCTGAACCGCCGCGTGATTCCGCAGCGCCTCACGCTCATGGTCTGGATCGCCTACAAGCATCCCAACCGCTTCGTTGCCGCCAAGGTCGCCAACCATTTCGCGCGCGCCTACATCGACTACAACACCCAGCTCCGCATTTCCGAGGGTGTGAAAGCCGTCGAGGACCTCAAGGGGCCCGTCGAAACCCAGCGCAAGCTCGTCGAGCGCCTCGCCAGCGAGCTCCAGCGTTACAAGGAGCAGCACAAAATGGTGTCGCTCGACCAGCGTAAGGACATCGTCAGCGAGTCGCTCAAGGCCATCAACCTCGAGGTCGCCCGCGCCAGCATCGCCCTCAACGCCGCCGAGAACCGCCGCAATCAGGTCGCCGAGCTCAAGGCGCGTGGCGGCAACCTCACCGAGCTGCCGTTCATCGCCACCCAGGCCACCATCGTCGAACTACTTAAGCAGCTCGCCGCCCAGAAGGTGCAGCTCGAGCAGCTCGGCGCCCGCTACCGCGCGAAGTTTCCGAAGATGATCGAGGCCCAGAACTCCTACGATCAGATCAAACGCGAACTCGACCGCGCCATCGCCTCCGCCTGCGCCCAGGTCGAGTCGGATTATCAGTCCGCCCTCAACACCTACCGTCAGAACCAGGAGGAGTTGAAACGGCGCACCCAGGACTCCCTCGCCGTCGACCACGCCGCGCTTGATTACGAGAACATGCAGCGCGAGCTCAAGATCCAGGAGGATATCCTCACCACGATCACCGCCCGCCGCACCGAGACGTCGATGTCGAGCAACATTGCCACGCAGAATGCCCGTATCATCGACCTCGCGCAGGAAAGCCCCGAGGGCCGGCCGATCTCGCCCAACGTGCCGCTCAATCTCGGGCTCGGCGTCATCGGCGGCCTCGGACTCGGTCTCGCGTTCGCCTTCTTCGTCGCGTTCATCGACGACCGCGTGAAGAGCTCCTTCGACATCGAGGGCGTTGTCGGCCTCCCGCTCATCGGCATCATCCCCGAGATCAAGAAACTCGAGCAGGTTGAAAAGGCGCAGATCGTTGCGACCAACACCGACCGCCTGGCCTCGGAAGCCTTCCTCACTCTCCACTCCAGCCTGCGGCTGAAGGACGAGAGCAAGAACGCGAAGTGCATCCTCACCACCAGCACGATCCCCGGTGAGGGCAAATCGCTCACCACCACCAATCTCGCGCTGACCTTCGCCGCTCATGGCGAAAAGGTTATCGTCGTCGATTGCGATCTCCGGAAGCCGAACATCCACAAATCATTCCGGATCGAGAATATCCGCGGCGTCATCGATGTCTGCTCCGGCAAGGCCACTCTCGACGAGGTGATCGTCCGCAACCAGCAGCCCAACCTCGACGTGCTGCCCACCGGTGGCCGCGCGAAGAACCCCACGCACATCCTCAACAGCAAGGCGTTCGAGACGATGATCGCCGACCTGCGCAAGCGCTACGACCGCGTGTTCATCGACACGCCGCCGCTGGCCGCCGTGAGCGACGCCCTCATCATCCTCCCGCTGGTCGACGGCTCGATCTTCACGATCTTCTTCAACAAGGTCCGCCGGAAGGCCGCGCAGTTTGCCGCCAAGCGCCTGCTCGACTCCAACGTGCCGAACTTCGGCGCCGTCCTCAACGGCCTCAACCTCGTCGTGTCGGGCTACTACTACGCCCAGTACTACGACAAGTCGTACAAGGACTACTACGTCGTCTCGAAGGGCGACACCGAGCAGGAGCGCTGA
- a CDS encoding polysaccharide biosynthesis/export family protein — translation MNSLLRLPALSLFFCLLCTAVVSAESAASARAGKGTKLDYILQPQDVVKVQVFQEDDINKQGDGISISQKHTISLPLIGEISLRGKTVREAEEIIRELYDKDYIVNPQVSVTVLKYAERTVNVIGSVTNQGRIQFPQERGLSIVDAISLAGGQTRLADLKRVKLSRKNDRGDTEVMIVDVDAMMKTGGTDQVVLEPDDVIFVPERIL, via the coding sequence ATGAATTCACTGCTGCGGCTGCCCGCTCTTTCTCTGTTTTTTTGCCTGTTATGCACCGCCGTTGTCTCGGCGGAATCGGCTGCGAGCGCGCGGGCAGGGAAGGGTACGAAACTGGATTACATTCTTCAGCCTCAGGATGTTGTGAAGGTTCAGGTCTTCCAGGAAGACGACATCAACAAGCAGGGTGATGGCATCAGTATCTCGCAGAAACACACGATCTCGCTGCCTCTGATCGGCGAGATCAGCCTCCGCGGCAAGACGGTGCGCGAGGCCGAAGAGATCATCCGCGAGCTCTACGACAAGGACTACATCGTCAACCCGCAGGTTAGCGTGACGGTGTTGAAGTACGCGGAGCGGACCGTGAACGTCATCGGCTCCGTCACCAACCAGGGCCGCATCCAGTTCCCGCAGGAGCGCGGGCTGTCGATCGTGGACGCAATTTCGCTCGCCGGCGGCCAGACCCGTCTGGCGGACCTCAAACGCGTGAAGCTTTCCCGGAAGAATGACCGCGGTGACACCGAGGTCATGATCGTCGATGTCGACGCAATGATGAAGACCGGGGGCACGGACCAGGTCGTCCTCGAACCGGACGACGTCATCTTCGTGCCGGAACGTATTCTCTAA
- a CDS encoding outer membrane beta-barrel protein has protein sequence MNKPIRCLILSAAVASVAQAAPFMAIGDSAELFVTGTLAMRADDNIILAKEATSDVITDAGVGAELTFGKNSQTQGAITLRHVFTNYAEESKYNTNLFNGDVVAKFDDGKMKLGFNAGYHELNQNTVDVRGLIRRDVANVGANTEVGVSQITAAAGAVAYSRENYHPQGFVDSETVTVPLNFYYKWTPKVDLSLGYRYRDYKVNSGSALDSVDNFFSVGARGEFSPKLTGTFAVGYTQRRYAGNAGNRGLPGVDASFAYEVSPKTSFQLSASNDFGTSATGLQQKNLTINGLVTTKLNEEWSINGGLSYRGIKYDFQNTAGRTDDFWEANLGATYVLNANVSFVGGYTYRTFQSQLSETEFDNNVFSLALNVRY, from the coding sequence ATGAACAAACCGATTCGTTGTCTCATTCTTTCGGCCGCTGTCGCCTCAGTTGCGCAGGCCGCGCCCTTTATGGCTATCGGCGATAGCGCCGAGCTGTTTGTCACCGGTACGCTCGCGATGCGTGCGGACGACAACATCATCCTGGCCAAAGAGGCTACCAGTGACGTCATCACGGATGCCGGCGTTGGCGCCGAGCTCACTTTTGGCAAGAACTCACAGACGCAAGGTGCTATCACCCTGCGACATGTGTTTACCAACTACGCTGAGGAGAGTAAGTACAATACCAATCTCTTCAACGGCGACGTAGTGGCCAAGTTCGACGACGGCAAGATGAAGCTCGGCTTCAATGCCGGCTATCATGAGCTGAACCAGAACACGGTCGACGTGCGTGGTCTGATCCGCCGCGACGTCGCGAATGTGGGTGCCAACACCGAGGTCGGCGTTTCGCAGATCACTGCCGCCGCCGGTGCGGTCGCCTACAGCCGCGAAAATTATCATCCGCAGGGCTTCGTCGACTCCGAGACCGTCACGGTTCCGCTCAACTTCTATTACAAGTGGACCCCGAAGGTGGACCTGAGTCTCGGCTATCGCTACCGCGACTATAAGGTCAATAGCGGCAGCGCTTTGGATTCGGTCGACAATTTCTTCAGCGTGGGTGCCCGCGGCGAGTTCTCGCCGAAGCTCACCGGCACTTTCGCGGTCGGTTATACGCAGCGCCGCTATGCTGGCAACGCGGGCAACCGCGGCCTGCCGGGCGTCGACGCCAGTTTCGCCTACGAAGTCTCCCCGAAGACTTCCTTCCAGCTGTCCGCCTCGAACGACTTCGGCACCAGCGCCACCGGCCTCCAGCAGAAGAATCTCACCATCAATGGGTTGGTGACTACGAAGCTGAACGAGGAATGGTCCATCAATGGCGGTCTCAGCTACCGCGGCATCAAGTATGATTTCCAGAACACCGCCGGCCGGACCGACGATTTCTGGGAGGCCAACCTCGGCGCGACCTACGTTCTCAATGCGAACGTGAGCTTCGTCGGCGGCTATACCTATCGTACGTTCCAGTCACAGCTTTCCGAGACCGAGTTTGATAACAACGTGTTCAGCCTCGCGCTGAATGTCCGCTATTAA